One window from the genome of Dermacentor silvarum isolate Dsil-2018 chromosome 7, BIME_Dsil_1.4, whole genome shotgun sequence encodes:
- the LOC119457590 gene encoding uncharacterized protein LOC119457590, whose translation MNVRLATQLFSRSVAIGPKLYREQRKPGFEDGEGTEKFMMQVIKNFLIMLNMTEKNSIERNTKLFASQLTTESLRVTFMSVLDIITLLLDKYIRYMLTAKLNQDPLES comes from the exons ATGAATGTTAGACTGGCAACACAG TTGTTCAGCAGGAGTGTTGCCATTGGGCCAAAGCTTTACAGGGAGCAGCGTAAACCAGGCTTCGAAGACGGTGAAGGAACGGAAAAATTCATGATGCAG GTGATAAAAAACTTCCTCATCATGCTGAACATGACCGAAAAGAACAGCATTGAGAGAAACACAaagctctttgcatctcagttgACAACAGAATCCCTCAGAGTGACATTCATGTCGGTGCTGGATATAATCACCCTCCTGCTTGACAAGTACATAAGATACATGCTGACTGCAAAACTCAACCAGGACCCATTGGAA TCCTGA